In Belonocnema kinseyi isolate 2016_QV_RU_SX_M_011 chromosome 4, B_treatae_v1, whole genome shotgun sequence, a single window of DNA contains:
- the LOC117170510 gene encoding venom peptide SjAPI-like yields MSLIFIVLLIALAIARGQLPSCEPNAIWTGTLCTKDCQKTCDNYQIIPPPTCLRTCSKGCRCKNDEGFIRDTKTGDCVQPYKCSQ; encoded by the exons atgtctttaatttttattgttttattgatCGCTCTTGCAATCGCACGAGGAc aACTTCCAAGTTGTGAACCAAATGCTATTTGGACTGGGACTTTATGTACAAAGGATTGTCAAAAAACATGCGATAATTACCAAATTATTCCACCACCAACTTGTTTGAGa aCGTGTTCAAAAGGCTGTAGGTGCAAAAATGACGAAGGGTTCATCAGAGATACGAAAACTGGTGACTGTGTCCAGCCTTATAAATGTagtcaataa